A genomic region of Miscanthus floridulus cultivar M001 chromosome 3, ASM1932011v1, whole genome shotgun sequence contains the following coding sequences:
- the LOC136545679 gene encoding uncharacterized protein, which translates to MQDVMKTARYRKRCFDQIEVIMKTNKELTAEVERLRRQLEATDQERTNQEAQNQNLVGQLKNKEQEKTGLEAEVTRLQGENSRALAECGRLKEDNEKLARRQSELQDHTNKMKDDLKILKVNAKRHLEAVIKERDDWKAQCLKASEERDTWS; encoded by the exons atgcaggatgtgatgaaaactgcaaggtaccgaaaaaggtgcttcgaccagatagaagtaatcatgaagaccaataaggagctgacggctgaagtggaacgcctacggcgccaacttgaagccaccgaccaggagaggacaaaccaagaagcacagaaccaaaacctggtcggccagctcaaaaacaaagagcaggagaaaacag gtttagaagctgaagtgacccgcctccagggggagaacagccgcgcgcttgcagaatgtggtcgcctgaaggaggacaacgagaaactggcacgccgccagtcggaactccaagaccacactaacaaaatgaaggacgacctgaaaa ttttgaaagtcaatgccaagaggcaccttgaggccgtgatcaaggagcgcgacgactggaaagcacaatgccttaaggcctccgaggagcgggacacgtggagctag